The Litoreibacter ponti genome includes a window with the following:
- a CDS encoding DUF2147 domain-containing protein — MKALKLAAVLAFGLTAPALADPALGVWKTQVDDGAYAHVTMGKCGANVCGTISRTFNASGEYKSENIGKQIVRSMKPVGGGKYEGKVWRPSNNKIYIGKIDLAGNSLKLAGCIAGGLLCSKQTWTRIK, encoded by the coding sequence ATGAAAGCTTTGAAACTCGCTGCTGTGCTGGCGTTTGGATTGACGGCCCCCGCGCTGGCCGACCCGGCCCTGGGCGTCTGGAAGACCCAGGTTGATGACGGCGCCTACGCGCATGTGACGATGGGCAAATGCGGCGCGAATGTCTGCGGTACGATCTCGCGCACCTTCAACGCCTCGGGCGAGTACAAATCCGAAAATATCGGCAAGCAGATCGTGCGCTCGATGAAGCCCGTGGGCGGCGGCAAGTACGAAGGCAAGGTTTGGCGCCCGTCGAACAACAAGATCTACATCGGCAAAATCGATCTGGCTGGCAACAGCCTGAAACTGGCCGGGTGCATCGCCGGGGGCTTGCTCTGCTCCAAGCAGACCTGGACCCGCATCAAGTAA
- the hisH gene encoding imidazole glycerol phosphate synthase subunit HisH has translation MLTVLIDYDSGNLHSAEKAFQRMSAEVGGGEVLVTSRPEDVARADRIVLPGDGAFPACRNALTRDRAALYEAIEEAAITKARPFMGICVGMQMLASVGREYVDTPGFDWIGGEIVKITPSDRSLKVPHMGWNDLVLSQAQVAHPVLDGIKTGDHAYFVHSYHFMVADLAHRLAHVDYGGEITAIVGRDTMIGTQFHPEKSQTTGLRMIANFLTWAP, from the coding sequence ATGCTCACGGTCCTGATCGACTATGACAGCGGTAATCTGCACTCGGCGGAGAAGGCGTTCCAGCGGATGTCGGCCGAGGTCGGAGGCGGCGAGGTGCTGGTTACCTCGCGCCCGGAGGATGTTGCGCGGGCGGATCGCATCGTGCTGCCGGGAGATGGTGCCTTTCCCGCCTGCCGCAATGCGCTGACCCGGGATCGCGCGGCGCTCTACGAGGCGATTGAAGAGGCCGCCATCACCAAGGCGCGGCCCTTCATGGGCATTTGCGTGGGGATGCAGATGCTCGCAAGCGTCGGACGCGAATATGTCGACACCCCCGGCTTCGACTGGATCGGCGGCGAGATCGTGAAGATCACGCCCTCTGACCGCAGCCTCAAGGTGCCCCATATGGGCTGGAACGATTTGGTCCTCTCACAGGCGCAAGTCGCGCACCCGGTGCTCGACGGGATCAAGACCGGCGATCATGCCTATTTCGTGCATTCTTATCATTTCATGGTGGCCGATTTGGCGCACCGCCTCGCCCATGTGGACTACGGCGGAGAGATCACCGCGATCGTCGGGCGTGACACAATGATCGGAACCCAGTTCCATCCGGAAAAGAGCCAGACCACCGGTCTGCGCATGATCGCGAACTTCCTGACATGGGCGCCCTAG
- a CDS encoding MFS transporter, whose protein sequence is MSDAKSDPLLIPVLSASNFVIGMGAFLVVGMLTPIATSLDISAATAGQIMTVYAIAYAILSPLLVAMTGAIGRRRVLAAGLCLFALGAALAAVSSSTLGLNLSRLFAAAGAGLFTPVAAATAAGLSSEATRGRVLAAVFFGLTLAQVVGVPAGSYIAYTFGWRWAFWLVVALALPCIALVWMRVPKGLSFQATKLSDLAQVMKNGPLMLAILFTASFLGAIYVVFTYLAPMLEDLMGFGRDGITLALLIFGAGAVVGNILGGILADKLGPARTLLLVAIGQAAIMPAFSFLPMPPWVVFAIIALWSVVGWSFMASQQSRLIARAPEAASVVLALNAASIYVGAAAGSAAGGLVLATAGPSGLGVAAGLFMLGAVAHVIASNRA, encoded by the coding sequence TTGAGCGACGCGAAAAGCGACCCATTGCTGATCCCGGTCCTGTCGGCCTCGAACTTTGTCATTGGCATGGGCGCGTTTCTGGTCGTGGGGATGCTCACACCGATCGCCACGTCGCTCGACATTTCCGCCGCAACGGCGGGCCAGATCATGACGGTCTACGCCATCGCCTACGCGATCCTGTCGCCGCTGCTGGTGGCAATGACGGGCGCGATCGGCCGCCGGCGGGTGCTGGCAGCAGGGCTCTGTCTGTTCGCGCTCGGCGCGGCGCTTGCCGCCGTCTCGAGCTCGACACTGGGCCTGAACCTGTCGCGTCTTTTTGCTGCCGCAGGTGCGGGCCTCTTCACCCCGGTCGCCGCCGCCACCGCCGCCGGGCTCAGCTCCGAGGCCACGCGCGGGAGGGTGCTCGCGGCGGTGTTCTTCGGCCTGACGCTGGCCCAAGTCGTAGGCGTGCCCGCAGGAAGCTACATCGCCTACACCTTCGGCTGGCGATGGGCCTTCTGGCTGGTCGTGGCCCTTGCCCTGCCCTGCATCGCGTTGGTCTGGATGCGCGTCCCCAAGGGCCTGAGCTTCCAAGCCACCAAACTGTCCGACCTTGCGCAGGTGATGAAGAACGGCCCGCTGATGCTCGCGATCCTGTTCACCGCATCCTTTCTGGGCGCGATCTACGTCGTTTTCACCTATCTCGCACCGATGCTGGAAGACCTGATGGGCTTCGGACGTGACGGCATCACGCTGGCCCTGCTGATCTTCGGCGCAGGCGCGGTGGTGGGCAACATCCTGGGCGGCATTCTGGCCGACAAGCTCGGCCCCGCCCGCACGCTTTTGCTGGTCGCCATCGGGCAGGCCGCGATCATGCCCGCCTTTTCCTTCCTGCCGATGCCGCCTTGGGTGGTCTTCGCCATCATTGCGCTGTGGTCCGTGGTCGGCTGGTCCTTCATGGCGTCGCAGCAGTCCCGCCTGATCGCCCGCGCACCCGAGGCCGCCTCGGTCGTGCTCGCCCTCAACGCCGCCTCCATCTATGTGGGCGCGGCAGCGGGCTCCGCCGCGGGCGGGCTCGTGCTGGCCACTGCAGGCCCATCGGGCCTTGGCGTCGCGGCGGGTCTCTTCATGCTGGGGGCTGTGGCCCACGTCATCGCGTCAAACCGCGCCTAG
- the hisF gene encoding imidazole glycerol phosphate synthase subunit HisF has product MLKTRIIPCLDVKDGRVVKGVNFVGLRDAGDPVEAAKAYDAAGADELCFLDINATHENRGTMFDVVTRTAEACYIPLTVGGGVRTHEDVRKLLLAGADKVSFNSAAVANPDVVREAADRFGSQCIVVALDAKTVSPGKWELFTAGGRKPTGIDAVEFAKLVVDKGAGEILLTSMDRDGTRDGYNLPLTRAISDAVSVPVIASGGVGNLDHLVEGVTRGGADAVLAASIFHFGDFTIAQAKAHMAEAGLNMRLGA; this is encoded by the coding sequence ATGCTGAAGACCCGCATCATTCCCTGTCTCGACGTCAAGGACGGCCGTGTGGTCAAGGGCGTCAACTTCGTAGGGCTGCGCGATGCGGGCGACCCGGTCGAGGCCGCGAAAGCCTATGACGCGGCGGGCGCGGACGAGCTGTGCTTTCTCGACATCAACGCGACCCATGAGAACCGCGGCACCATGTTCGACGTCGTCACCCGCACGGCGGAGGCTTGCTATATCCCGCTGACCGTCGGAGGCGGCGTCCGCACCCACGAGGACGTGCGCAAGCTGCTGCTCGCAGGCGCCGACAAGGTCAGCTTCAACTCAGCCGCCGTGGCGAACCCCGATGTGGTGCGCGAGGCTGCTGATAGGTTCGGATCACAATGCATCGTCGTGGCCTTGGACGCCAAGACCGTCTCCCCCGGCAAGTGGGAGCTGTTCACCGCAGGCGGGCGCAAACCTACGGGGATCGACGCCGTGGAGTTCGCCAAGCTCGTGGTGGACAAGGGCGCGGGCGAGATCCTGTTGACCTCCATGGACCGGGACGGCACCCGCGACGGCTACAACCTCCCGCTCACCCGTGCGATATCCGACGCGGTGTCAGTGCCGGTGATCGCCTCGGGCGGCGTCGGCAATCTCGACCACTTGGTCGAGGGCGTGACCAGGGGCGGCGCGGACGCCGTGCTGGCGGCGTCCATCTTCCACTTCGGCGACTTCACAATTGCCCAGGCCAAGGCCCATATGGCCGAGGCGGGCTTGAACATGAGGCTCGGCGCATGA
- the hisB gene encoding imidazoleglycerol-phosphate dehydratase HisB, producing MRTAKITRTTAETDITVEINLDGTGTYDNQTGVGFFDHMLDQLARHALVDMTVRATGDLHIDDHHTVEDTGIALGQALSQALGDKRGIRRYGACHLPMDDAQVRCALDLSGRPFLVCALDIPTAKIGAFDTELVREFFQAFATHGGITLHIDQLHGFNSHHIVEAAFKAVARALREAVEVDPRKSDAIPSTKGAL from the coding sequence ATGCGGACCGCCAAGATCACCCGCACCACCGCCGAGACCGACATCACCGTCGAGATAAACCTCGACGGCACAGGAACTTACGACAACCAGACAGGCGTCGGGTTCTTCGACCATATGCTCGATCAACTGGCGCGCCACGCGTTGGTCGACATGACTGTGCGCGCGACCGGTGATCTGCATATCGACGACCACCATACGGTCGAGGATACCGGCATCGCGCTTGGTCAGGCGCTGTCGCAGGCGCTTGGCGACAAGCGCGGGATCCGCCGCTATGGCGCATGCCACCTGCCTATGGATGACGCGCAGGTGCGGTGCGCGCTCGACCTGTCCGGGCGGCCCTTCCTGGTCTGCGCACTCGACATACCGACCGCCAAGATCGGCGCATTCGACACCGAACTGGTGCGCGAATTCTTCCAGGCCTTCGCGACCCATGGCGGCATCACGCTGCATATCGACCAGCTGCACGGCTTCAACAGCCACCACATCGTCGAGGCCGCATTCAAGGCCGTCGCCCGCGCGCTGCGCGAGGCGGTGGAGGTTGACCCGCGCAAATCGGATGCAATCCCCTCGACCAAGGGTGCGCTCTGA
- a CDS encoding Hint domain-containing protein: MPTYTVDIYEFDALSVFSNTPGGTITYSGPSTANGSAAITDNQTGVDGQNFDDAASENATATTTIGGNTTTGNEVYADEAWTLIDTVTGKEFQLVTFRVNDGTNQGWYTLSEIPLVPGRIYETVSFDNTPDASAGEASFSYADYAAASDGIVSGTDGDDVIDANYTGDTSNDVVDGLDAPSPTPPTPLQFNWTDYTDEQDLRGGVSQNTNGIQVEVTYSDLQTNEEFSAELSGGASDAVYVAPGEPFSTTSAGYIFANGSADDTTVAFDFSAVAGSGFSDSVQNVQFRISDIDGLSDGANNFQDIVTVNAFDAAGNAVFVNITGGSNHTVTGNTITGALTNFTPGSVEASALIEIAGPVASIQIIYDNGGDTQQAIYLTDIHFDAVPVSNNDDVIEAGAGNDTVFAGEGEDTVRGDIGNDIIDGGTGDDLLQGEAGQDTLFGGEGEDRLEGGSGADILDGGAGNDTLLGGGGSDQITLGQSDTATGGGGDDTFLIDGGQLDGGTIDIVGGETGEGAGDTLDFNGQLVLGSIIYTDPTTAAGRESGTATLLDGTTVTFSEIENIICFGRGTLIDTPHGARRVEELQVGDLVLTRDAGPQPIRWAGNRHVATTEATAPVVFAPGAFGNDDTLLVSPQHRMVLEGYLAELHFGEREVLVAAQSLINGTDIVRRPPGLMTYHHIMFDDHQIVTANGAASESYQPGSYSLSGLEDQARAELLSVFPELRANPVAYGQSARVSVKNHVASLLSA; this comes from the coding sequence ATGCCGACATATACAGTCGATATCTACGAATTCGACGCGCTCAGCGTTTTTTCCAACACGCCCGGCGGCACGATCACATATTCCGGCCCGTCCACCGCGAATGGCTCTGCCGCGATTACCGACAACCAGACCGGCGTCGACGGCCAAAACTTCGACGACGCGGCGAGCGAGAACGCGACCGCCACGACAACGATCGGCGGCAACACCACGACCGGCAACGAAGTCTATGCCGACGAGGCGTGGACCTTGATCGACACCGTGACCGGCAAAGAGTTTCAACTGGTCACGTTCCGGGTCAATGACGGGACGAACCAAGGCTGGTACACTCTGTCGGAGATCCCGCTGGTCCCGGGACGGATTTACGAGACGGTCAGTTTCGACAACACGCCCGACGCCAGCGCGGGCGAGGCAAGTTTTTCCTATGCCGATTACGCCGCGGCCTCGGACGGGATCGTGTCGGGGACCGATGGCGATGATGTCATTGATGCGAACTACACAGGCGACACGAGCAATGATGTGGTGGACGGGCTTGATGCCCCGTCGCCCACGCCCCCAACGCCGCTGCAATTCAACTGGACAGACTACACCGACGAGCAGGACTTGCGCGGCGGTGTGTCCCAGAACACGAATGGCATCCAGGTCGAAGTCACCTATTCCGACCTGCAAACCAACGAAGAATTCTCGGCTGAGCTGTCCGGTGGGGCGAGTGACGCTGTCTACGTCGCGCCCGGTGAGCCGTTTTCCACCACGTCGGCAGGCTACATTTTCGCCAATGGTTCGGCCGATGATACCACCGTCGCGTTCGATTTTTCCGCCGTCGCGGGTTCTGGTTTTTCGGACAGTGTCCAGAATGTCCAGTTTCGCATCAGTGATATCGATGGGCTCAGCGACGGGGCGAACAACTTTCAGGATATTGTAACGGTCAACGCGTTTGACGCCGCCGGAAATGCGGTTTTCGTCAATATCACAGGTGGCTCGAACCATACGGTGACCGGCAACACAATCACCGGCGCGCTGACGAATTTCACGCCCGGCTCTGTCGAGGCGTCCGCCCTGATCGAGATCGCAGGCCCGGTCGCTTCGATCCAGATCATTTATGACAATGGCGGCGACACCCAGCAGGCCATCTACCTGACGGACATCCATTTCGACGCGGTCCCGGTGTCGAACAATGACGACGTGATCGAGGCCGGCGCGGGTAATGACACCGTTTTCGCGGGCGAGGGCGAAGACACGGTGCGTGGTGACATCGGCAATGACATTATCGACGGCGGAACAGGCGACGATCTGCTGCAAGGCGAGGCCGGGCAGGACACCCTGTTTGGCGGCGAGGGCGAAGACCGGCTGGAAGGCGGCAGCGGTGCCGACATCCTTGATGGTGGCGCGGGCAACGACACGTTGCTTGGCGGCGGCGGAAGCGACCAGATCACGCTTGGCCAAAGCGATACTGCGACGGGTGGCGGAGGCGATGACACTTTCCTGATCGACGGTGGCCAGTTGGATGGCGGCACGATCGACATTGTCGGTGGAGAGACCGGCGAGGGCGCTGGTGACACGCTCGACTTCAACGGCCAGCTGGTTCTGGGCTCGATCATCTACACCGATCCCACGACCGCAGCCGGACGCGAGTCCGGCACGGCGACGCTGCTTGATGGCACAACGGTCACCTTCTCGGAGATCGAAAATATCATCTGCTTCGGGCGCGGCACGTTGATCGACACGCCCCACGGCGCGCGGCGGGTGGAGGAGCTGCAAGTCGGCGATCTCGTTCTGACCCGCGACGCCGGACCCCAGCCGATCCGCTGGGCGGGCAACCGCCACGTCGCCACGACCGAGGCCACGGCCCCGGTTGTCTTTGCGCCAGGGGCCTTCGGCAATGACGACACCTTGCTGGTCTCCCCGCAGCACCGGATGGTGCTGGAGGGCTATCTTGCAGAGTTGCATTTCGGCGAGCGGGAGGTGCTGGTTGCCGCGCAAAGCCTGATCAACGGAACAGACATCGTGAGGCGCCCCCCGGGGCTAATGACCTACCACCACATCATGTTTGACGATCACCAGATCGTCACCGCCAACGGTGCGGCCAGCGAAAGCTACCAGCCCGGATCATACTCCCTGTCGGGGCTGGAAGATCAGGCCCGTGCCGAGCTGCTTTCGGTCTTCCCCGAGCTGCGCGCAAACCCCGTGGCCTACGGGCAATCTGCCCGCGTCTCGGTCAAAAACCACGTCGCGTCGCTGCTGTCGGCCTGA
- the hisA gene encoding 1-(5-phosphoribosyl)-5-[(5-phosphoribosylamino)methylideneamino]imidazole-4-carboxamide isomerase, translating to MILYPAIDLKDGNCVRLYKGEMDQATVFNDNPAAQARAFQDAGCEWLHLVDLNGAFAGEPVNGAAVEAILSQTSVPAQLGGGIRDMKTIETWLDKGLARVILGTVAVENPDLVREAARAFPGHVAIGLDARDGMVATRGWAEETDIEVTALARQFEDAGVAALIYTDINRDGAMQGPNVEATAKLARAVSIPIIASGGVSSLDDLRALKDTGAPLDGAISGRALYDGAIDLAEALTVLKS from the coding sequence ATGATCCTCTACCCCGCCATCGACCTCAAGGACGGCAATTGCGTGCGGCTCTACAAGGGCGAGATGGATCAGGCGACGGTGTTCAACGACAACCCGGCCGCGCAGGCGCGTGCGTTTCAGGACGCAGGCTGCGAATGGCTGCATCTCGTTGATCTCAATGGCGCTTTTGCGGGCGAGCCGGTCAATGGCGCGGCGGTCGAGGCAATCCTTTCGCAAACCTCGGTGCCTGCACAACTTGGCGGCGGCATCCGCGATATGAAGACAATCGAGACATGGCTCGACAAGGGCCTCGCGCGGGTCATCCTTGGGACCGTTGCGGTCGAAAACCCGGATCTCGTGCGCGAAGCCGCGCGCGCCTTCCCCGGCCATGTGGCCATCGGGCTGGACGCCCGCGACGGCATGGTCGCGACCCGCGGCTGGGCGGAGGAGACCGACATCGAGGTCACCGCGCTGGCCCGCCAATTCGAAGACGCGGGCGTCGCGGCCCTGATCTACACCGACATCAACCGCGATGGCGCCATGCAGGGCCCCAATGTCGAGGCGACGGCGAAGCTCGCCCGCGCAGTCTCGATCCCGATTATCGCATCAGGTGGCGTGTCCTCGCTGGACGATCTACGCGCGCTCAAGGACACCGGCGCGCCGCTGGACGGCGCAATCTCCGGCCGCGCGCTTTATGACGGGGCAATCGATCTGGCGGAAGCGCTCACAGTGCTCAAGTCCTGA
- a CDS encoding DUF302 domain-containing protein, which produces MKRFLLATALTFGVAMPAAADLVTVKTEKSVAEAMDALEAAVGNAGATVFARVDHQKGASSVDLEMPAAQTLIFGNPKLGTPAMQADLRASLYLPLKVAIYEGEEGTVITYEDPADMLGDLDIPADAQFIKMMQGALGKLTGAAAG; this is translated from the coding sequence ATGAAACGTTTCCTGCTTGCCACTGCGCTGACCTTTGGAGTTGCCATGCCCGCCGCCGCCGATCTTGTGACCGTGAAAACCGAGAAATCCGTGGCCGAGGCGATGGATGCATTGGAGGCCGCTGTTGGCAATGCAGGCGCGACCGTGTTCGCGCGGGTGGACCACCAAAAAGGCGCGTCCTCGGTCGATCTGGAGATGCCCGCGGCGCAAACACTGATCTTCGGCAATCCCAAGCTGGGCACGCCCGCCATGCAGGCCGACCTGCGTGCGTCGCTCTACCTGCCGTTGAAAGTGGCGATCTACGAGGGCGAGGAAGGGACCGTCATCACCTATGAAGACCCGGCCGACATGCTTGGCGATCTGGACATCCCTGCGGATGCGCAATTCATCAAGATGATGCAGGGCGCGCTGGGCAAGCTGACGGGCGCCGCGGCGGGCTAG
- a CDS encoding phosphoribosyl-ATP diphosphatase gives MTLDDLDAIIQSRKSADPDSSWTAKLLAKGPEKCAEKFGEEAIEAIIAATKGDTENLTAEAADVLYHLLVLLAARDVKLADVMETLAARTGQSGLAEKAAR, from the coding sequence ATGACTCTTGACGATCTCGACGCCATCATCCAGTCGCGCAAATCTGCGGACCCGGACAGCTCCTGGACGGCCAAACTGCTCGCCAAGGGCCCTGAGAAATGCGCCGAGAAATTCGGTGAAGAAGCGATCGAAGCGATCATCGCCGCCACCAAGGGCGACACCGAGAACCTGACCGCCGAGGCGGCGGATGTGCTCTACCACCTGCTGGTCCTGCTCGCCGCGCGCGATGTGAAACTGGCAGATGTGATGGAGACCCTCGCCGCACGCACCGGGCAATCCGGCCTCGCCGAGAAAGCCGCCCGTTGA
- a CDS encoding DUF2867 domain-containing protein, whose product MLSPDVRTTALPAHSKLHAYNRSGDFLDCYGVPSPLDARTAAEIITEFPSWVGKLLVVRGLLTSPFGLDNDGPDAADKLGPFPVEHSDAGEVIAGFNDRHLDFRVSVMAHQGQITLATWVHTHNIGGKAYLAAIMPFHILIARNALTRVAQAQTPMAA is encoded by the coding sequence ATGCTGTCACCCGATGTCCGCACAACCGCCCTGCCCGCCCATAGCAAGTTGCACGCATACAACCGCTCCGGCGATTTCCTAGATTGCTATGGGGTGCCAAGCCCGCTTGATGCCCGCACGGCGGCAGAGATCATCACCGAATTCCCATCCTGGGTCGGCAAGCTGCTGGTGGTCCGCGGGTTGCTGACCTCGCCCTTCGGGCTCGACAATGATGGACCCGATGCCGCCGACAAGCTGGGCCCGTTCCCGGTGGAGCACAGCGACGCGGGAGAGGTCATTGCGGGCTTCAACGACCGCCATCTCGATTTCCGCGTCTCGGTCATGGCCCATCAGGGCCAGATCACGCTGGCCACTTGGGTCCACACGCACAACATAGGCGGCAAGGCCTACCTTGCCGCCATCATGCCGTTTCACATTCTGATTGCGCGCAACGCGCTGACCCGCGTGGCCCAAGCGCAGACGCCGATGGCGGCCTAG